The DNA window ACACTCTACTATGAAAACGGTTGCTTCTCTCCGCAAAACATGGGGCATCATCCCAAGGGTACTATAGTAATTTTACAATCGCTAGGCCAATTAACCGTTGCCCTTTAAAGTTTGACCACGATAGCGTGTCTGCATTCCCCATCCTACCTGCCCGCTGCCCGGTCACGCTAATAAAACCCGTAAATATTATGACTTGGCACTTGCCATGTCATTACCGATGTGGCACATTCAGACACGTCATCTTTTGTATTTCTCTCTCCTCATCTCTATATATACACTTTCCCCTTCCCTTACCATTTCATCATTTCCTTTCTCCTTCTCTTCTATTCATTTCAATAATCAACCTTTCTAACTCCGGTGGCCGGTAAATGGATATTCCGGCGACAGTGAGAAATgtcattctctctcttcctcACCGTCACGTCTTCCACGAATGAACTCATCTAGACGCAATCAATAACAATTTTGCTGTGATTTGAAGTCATTCCATTCTTCTTCAGTAAGTCTCTCTGAGACAGATCAtattctccttctttttcttcttgccttttgaattttgaattctGATCATCTGTAATTACTAATTGGATGGAGATTGGAGGTGATAAAACGAGCGGATGAAgctaattttattaactaactgactgattgattgattgattgttcACGACGAGTTTGGTTGCTTGATCGATCTGAGTTTTAGAGAGAGTAAAAGATGAATTGATGTTGAATTTTTGTATAGCTGTGAGTCTGTGACTAGCAATCAGAAAAGAATTCATGAGCTGTGAGAAAATGGAGCAGAAATTGCAGGAGGTATTATAATTAAGGAACTCTAGGATAGGATGCATTTTCCGATGAAGATCCAACCTCTGGATACGCAGGCTTTCAGAGAATCAATCCGGAATGAATCGTCCAAACCGGCGACGAAATCGCGTCTCAGGAGGCTATTTGATAAGCAGTTCCCGAGTGTTCTACGAAATTCTACGGCGGAGAAGCCTACGTTTGGCGAACTGAAAGACACGGCGGGTGTAACCGAGTTCGAACCAAGCTCTTTGTGCTTGGCGAAAATGGTGCAGAATTTCATTGAGGAGAACGAGAAGCCATCAGCGTCAACGAAATGTAGCCGGAACCGTTGCAACTGTTTCAACGGAAACCGTAATGATATCTCGGACGACGAGTTCGAGTTTACCGGTTGTCTCAACGATTTGAATCCAAATACCGATGCTCTTGAAAACCTAAAGGTGAGTTTGAGTTTTCAACACTCTTTGAAATCTGTAGATTTAGTTTGAAATGAAATTAACCATATTATATGTGATGCACCGATGCAGAGTTTGATGCTATGTCCTGTATCGGAGAGAAATGTTCTAGCCGATACTTGGAAGATTGTCGATAAGAACAAAGCTTGTAAACGGAAAGATGAATTGCGTAATCTCGTAAATGAAGGCTTAATTCTTCTCGGCTACGATTCTTCAATCTGTAAATCACGTTGGGATAAATCTCCCTCTTGTCCAGCCGGTATAGCTAGATCTCTTTCCATAACTTTTGCTTGTAACTGTTCTTCGTTTTGAATTTGCTCCATCTGAATAATTTGTTGATGAAACGCAGGAGAATACGATTACATAGATGTTATTACGGAAGGAGGTGATAGACTGTTGATAGACGTGGATTTCAGATCGGAATTCGAGATAGCACGATCAACCGGAAGTTACAAATCACTTCTTCAATCTCTACCGAACATCTTCGTCGGGAAATCCGATCGACTGGATCAGATCATTTCCATAGTTTCTGAGGCGGCGAGACAGAGTTTGAAGAAGAAAGGTATGCACATCCCTCCGTGGAGGAAACCGGAGTACATGCGAGCTAAATGGCTATCTCCACACGCCAGAGCCGTGGCCGGCGCCATCGCCGGCGCCGTAACTCCTCCGGCCGGTGAAGAAGAATTGGAGCTGCAATTCGGTTCCTTTTCCGGtgaggaagagaaagagaagaagcaGTTAGTGCAGCTTACATGGAAGCTTCCGGCGATAAATCTGAAGAATTACGAAAGGGGAGGTGTTAAGATTGTTCCTGGATTGGCTTCTCTACTTACTGAGAGATAAAGCCTGACAAATTTTGGAGGGAGTAATTGTAGTATTTAATTTGTAAGCTTTTTTTAAAGATCGGATCTTTGATAATAGACATTCATGTATAGTCTAGCTCTGTTCTGTAAACAAAGTATTAGGGTTTAGAAGGACGAGGAAGACGACGATGGTGGCGGCGCGTGATGGTGGCGGTGGCGCGTGGTGTGAGGAGCAGTAAACAGAAAGAGAGGAACAGTTGTTGAATAGCGTGATACTACTACCTCTCCTCTTTTTTACCGTCACCAaactttatttttacttttatttattgtaCAATAATaaagtgagttttttttttttctttatggcCGGTAACCATATCTCCCCTTTT is part of the Impatiens glandulifera chromosome 1, dImpGla2.1, whole genome shotgun sequence genome and encodes:
- the LOC124922535 gene encoding uncharacterized protein LOC124922535, which produces MHFPMKIQPLDTQAFRESIRNESSKPATKSRLRRLFDKQFPSVLRNSTAEKPTFGELKDTAGVTEFEPSSLCLAKMVQNFIEENEKPSASTKCSRNRCNCFNGNRNDISDDEFEFTGCLNDLNPNTDALENLKSLMLCPVSERNVLADTWKIVDKNKACKRKDELRNLVNEGLILLGYDSSICKSRWDKSPSCPAGEYDYIDVITEGGDRLLIDVDFRSEFEIARSTGSYKSLLQSLPNIFVGKSDRLDQIISIVSEAARQSLKKKGMHIPPWRKPEYMRAKWLSPHARAVAGAIAGAVTPPAGEEELELQFGSFSGEEEKEKKQLVQLTWKLPAINLKNYERGGVKIVPGLASLLTER